CATTCATTAACATATATGTAGTACTATACGTGGACTATCGAATATCACAAAATAATTGCAAACATATGGTTATCAGTATTAAATATGCCCCCTGAAAAATATTCAATCATATAGAAAATCTCCGAAAGATAAGAAAATGACAAATTTATAGACAAGCTACAAGCTGTGAATTATGAAGCAGTCATCGCTAATATTAGCTCAAAGCCAAACCTAACATTTAAGGCTTGAATATCTAAGCCATAGCTTTGTAAAGAAGTTTGTTCGAGTAGGGTTTGTCATTGTCTTCTAGATAAGACACACATTTTAAATTAAAATAAATAATATATTATAAGTAGAATTATTATAAAGTATAATATTATTTACCTCATTAAAACCTTTTTACTGCTGACAAATTTTTTTTTTTTACTACTATTATTAATCATAATAACGCAATGTAAATAAAATTAATTTTAAATGTATAGAACAAGAAGTTTATATAATATATTATAAGAATATTATTATAAACTATAATTTTATTCGACTCATAAAATTATATTTATAATTTATATAATTTTTTAAAAAATTACTAATATTATTAATCATAACAACACACTGTAAATAAAATTAATTTTAAATGTATAGAAAAATAAGTTTATATAATATTATGTCAATTTATACTACATAATTTTTACTTATCATATCATAAAGAACTAAATTCTAAAGTGTTAATGAAAATGAATAGATTGTTTACTATTTTAAAATTAACTAATGTTTTATTTACTAGCAATTCATAATATGAATTTTAAAGACAATGGATATATCTATACGTTGTTTGGAAAAAGTAAACTTAAAGATGAAAATATAATGGAAAGAAATAAGGAAAGATAAAAGCCAGTTCAAACAAAAAAAATTAAGAAAATATAGATAAAAAAAATAAGTATGGAAAAAGGTAAAAATAATAAAACTAAAGCTTGTAAATTGCCACACAGAACTTAAATTAAATTCACATAAAATAATTTGTGAGTAGATCGAACTCTCAACACTGGAGCCAGACGGGAGCACTTTTACCAACGAAGCTACAAAAAATTACTAGAACAACTCTAACTGACAAAAATTAAAAAGTAGTCGGAACACGTGCCCCCGTAGCTTACACTGTAGATCCGCTCCTGGCAGTACCACCAAAAATTGAGAAGGCGCTTAATTTTTGACTTTTAAAGCATTTCCAACCCAACTCCAATTTTTACTCTAAAATGAAATAAAAGTAGATATAAAACAATAATTGGCGGTGCCTCCTTGACTTCACATTATTTCGTGGTGGAAGGATAAGAAAATGACAAATTTATAGACAAGCTACAAGCTGTGAATTATGAAGCAGTCATCGCTAATATTAGCTCCAAGCCAAACCTAACATTTAAGGCTTGAATATCTAAGCCATAGCTTTGTAAAGAAGTTGGTTCGAGTAGGGTTTGTCATTGTCTTCTAGATAAGACAGCTTCTCGACCCATCTCCTATTCAAGTTCAAGTTATATATATACTGTTATAGCAGTACCACCAAAAATTGAGAATGCTCTTAATTTGTGGATTTTAAAGCATCTCTAACCCAACTCCAACTTTTACTTTAAAATTGAATAAAAATAGATATAAAATAATAAATGCTTTAACCCAATTTCATATCTCACTCCATAATAAAGTTTATTTTATTTATGGAGTAATCTACTTTTTTTTAGTTCATTTATTCTATTAAAAAGTAAGAAATGAAGTGGAGTTAGAGTATTTTTACTCCTTATTTATTTTTACTCTGTTTTTTTAAAAAAATAGGTTGTAAAAAAAAAAAAAAAATAGAGTTTTACTTTCGGGGTGATGCTTTTAATCATTTTTCTGAAAGATTCTTACTTGTGATTGTGGGGGACAATTCAGTCACGTGACCCCATTTCCATTAAAGATTTGTTGGACAACCATGCTAACATTTCATAAAATACAGGAATGGATGGTTTTTAATACTCCCTCCGTTTAAACTATACGATGTTTTAGAATGTTTATGTTGTTTCAAAATATATGATGTTTTAAAATTTTAAGGTTAATTTTAACTTTATTGTAAACTATTTAACCAGTAATCTTTTATGCTCTTTTTTATAATTGGTTGAATGATTTTAAAACTATATTTTTGAAAGTGTTTTTCAGAAGAATATAATTTTTTTTAATCTTTATACAGTAAACCAAAACATACTATATTATGAAATGGATGGAGTATATTTTACTGAAACAAACAAGGCGATGCATGTGTTTTATTCATTTACTGTTGATTGATTCTGATTTGGATGGACCACGAGAGCGGTGAAGAAAATAACATTGACACCATGGACATCTCTCAAGTTATTTGTACACCCTTTCCAAATTTTAATAAAATATTCAATATAGTGAAATAGTTTTTAAATATGCATAAACCCTGATTTATAAACTTTTCTAAAGAAAAAAAATTGCTTGCAAATTGGGACTATGCTCAGTTTGAAAAGGCATGACAAATTTAATATGACCTTGAAAGGTAAAAACCTCGAACTTCTACTCACTTTTTCAGACGTACAAATACAAACAGAGTCCACGTTTAAAACTTTCAGATTTCAGTTTTTCGCCTTAATAATAGAGGAAACAAGAAGCCACGGTAGCTAAAAGAGACAATACGGTCAGAGAAAACGGTAACATGTGGTGGTGGATTCAGCACGACGACGCTGTAAAATAATAACAACGCATAAGTTGTCGTCTTTCCCCGGCGTTGAAGAACGTTCAAACAAAGACGATAGTAATTAACAAACAAACAAAACAAAAGAAACCCATAATGTCTACGTATAATTAATTGCTTACTTTTTGTTCTTGTCAGCAGTTCAAACATGTGATATATATGATAAAGGAAAAAGGTCCCGTATTATTTTTCTCATGTACGAATATGTTAGAATCTCAGTCTTCTTATTCATATTATCTGATGATTGTCAAATTTGGAGTTTGAACATTTATATGAAATCACTATATACCTGCGTTTTCTTGTCAAATTCCGATTTGCTACGTTGTCCATAGGTATGAGGAGTGACCATCCACCATATTGTGTCACATAGTCACTGTAATGTTGAGATCGAGAGGTAAATGTTCTTATATATGATGGACTAGCTCTATCTCAAAATTTTCTCCTCTGATCATCACACCTTACACCAATCTGAAAATAATTGTTGACCTCTCAATTATTTTTGTGTTGAAAGTGATCTGACAACCTTTCTGAAAACAATCTGTTAATTATTCACTTGAAAATGAATCTTTTTTCATCATCTGATGAATGAATTATGAATTGCCTAATTGAAAGACCGGATAAAGTGATGGCTTAAGATATTTTAGATGTCTAAAATATTTAATTTCAACCAGCTTCATCATTTTTTAATAATTTCTAAGTTTACTAACCAATTATATTATTTTTATTAGTTGACAGATATTTGGAATAAAACTACCTAACTAATATTTTCGAAAGAAACAATACAGATGATTAGTCTGGTTCCAATTTTTTTAATCAAAGTCTACCACATAACTCTATTGTTGTCTTGCGCAGATTGCAAAATAAGAAGGCAAAACTCTCTATTCTCATATCTATATAATAAGAAAATACATTGCACCTTGTTTACATCAAAATGTGGGAACAAAAACTTATACCTGTTTAAATTAATTGGATGTTTAAATTACTAATTAAATTATAAAATTAAAATAATATATTAAATATCTGTTTTGTATGATATGTTATTATTCACAACTCACAAGTGATAAAATTTATATTATTTTATTTTCATAAAATTTTATATTATAATATATTAGTTATTATAATTTATGAATAATAAACTGTTGATTATTTATTATTTATATATTGTAATTGTCTAAAAAATTTATAAAATAGTTGTCGCGGTTTTATGAGGTTCATCCCCTAAACATATTCATGACAGTTATATGCAAATATTAAAGATATTGACAAATTTATAGCAAACTCGATGAGTTGTTATCAAGGCTGAAATTACTTTTACAAATGTGACAATAGAAACATATAAACAAACTTTGTTTTAGTTTATCGTTAGATTCACGATGTAATATATAGAACATGACACGAATATTGGTTTAAATTTATTTAATCCAGCTCTATATTTGTCATAGTTAATAAACATTATTATCTTCTTCTTTTTTGTCAACTAAACATTATTTATCTATTGATTGTAATACACGTTTACTCCATTTTTTTTAAATGTCTCAATAACAAAAGGTTCGAAAGTTTTCATTTTATTTTCATCAGAATCAAATTTTCAGAGAACGTTCAACGCTTGAAAAAACATTTCATAAAGATAATTACAAAACAATCATCAGAGAATCAAATTTTCAGTTTGGCTTTCTACAAAAGGAAACAAGAACGTTCAACGCAAGACAGTGGATTTAAAACGTTTCATACAAAATAATTACAAAACAGAAGCTGTCGACGAATGCCACAAACAAACATGTAAAGTTTAGTGAAAGTGTGAAACGTATCTAATTTGGTTTTCGTTTAGAGAGTGTCTCGAAAAACAGGGTAATAAGTGTCAATTTCGAGCCTCTCTAGGATTTGCTGAGTCTTCCATAGATATGAAGAGTGACCTTCCACCATATCGGTTACATCCACCTGTAAAATGTTGAAATCAAGAGGTGAAATAATACTAATTAACAATTGAAACTTTACAATTATCGAAAACGATCTCACATCTTTTTATTATTTGTAATATAACAATCAGCTAGTAATGAATTTTTTTTGAAAGAGATAGCTTACATTTTCGATTCCAGGGACGCAAATGGGTTGTATTCCGGCTAACCCTTGGGATAATAGACTGTGGAAGCAACGGAGTTAGGTAGGGTAAATAAAAACTGAAATAATGCAAGTGTTATTATGTAATGAATGTACCTTGCGCGGAAGGCAACACCGAGGGTCCAATCATTTGTTGCATATACATTGATGAATCTTCCAGCTACCATCTACCAAAAAGGACCGCATAAAATATTAAATATAAGAACTCATTCAATAGATTCGATTCTATGGGTGTGAGATGTTGATACTATAGTAAGGTAATGAACTCAAAACAGAGTTTAATTTTACCTTTCTTACGTCTCGCCAGTTTTCGTTATTGATTGAAATGGGTGCTCCAAGAATAACAACTCTTTCCACTAGTTCAGCTGCCACGTTAGATGTGTGGAAACCAACCTCACATTAAACAAAACATAGATTCGATATTTTAATGCAATCTTCTCGAATAAAACACATAGGAAACTACCGTTTTGTTCTGTTTCGGCCAGAGTCTGGAGGCATTTGAAGATGACACGCGCACCAAGCGAGAATCCCACGAGAGTAATGGGTCTGATATCACATAATTCGAAGCATAAATCATATACATATAGATTTAACTTTTAATAACTTCATTTACTTGCATCAGCGATGAACTCTTTACCTATTTCCTTGCAAGCCTTTTTGTAGCACTTCAGCTAGAAGTTTTCCCGCTTTATCCGACCTAAACAAATTGGATTATAGTAGCCATTAGCCACAGGTTTACTTAGAATGCAAATACCAACACGCAGGTTTCAAAAGATTTGGTCATTAGTTGGAAATGCGATGTGTAAATGGTGCATCACTTTCATAGAACGACTACCTAGCTTGCTAGGGAAGGAGGTGTTACCTATCAATAGCAATACTCCATTTGCTATCTATGAAATCTGCAGCTACTAAGATTGTCGCTGGCCATGCCAATGCCAATAAAAGAGAGCTCAGAACAGTGTGCATTGCTCCTTGTTTCATCAATTCCATGGCCAGTCCTGCAGGAAATCATCATATTGATATCACAATTTTTCCTTAGAAAATTGACATTGTTGTCACATTAACATGGTTGTTTAGTAGGATGAAAACCAATTACTTGAAGTAAGCCAATCCTGAATTGCAGTGCTCACTAAGATAAGATTCTTGGACTCCCATTGCAGCGTGTACCTGAAATAGTAAAGACCATACATTACGAAGCAGATATAGCACAATTCTTGAGAAGCAGACACAAACAACTGATGCAAGGAGCAGCTCGAGATATTAAATCCTGATTTCTATTTACTATACAAAAGTTTGAGCAGACGACATACCTCTCCAAACTACTAGTTAACCCTTGCCATGGTTTCACAAAATCTTCTTCTTCAAAAACAACACCAGCAACCAAGACTTCCACTGCTAGCCGCTGTTACAATGATTTTCACATATCTTTCACATCAGTCAAAAACGGAAAAACTAATTATCAAATAAAGGAGGGAGAGGAGACACAACCAATTTCTGATACTCTCAAAATGCACACAAAGATCTAGTAGCCAATTGAAAATAAGCACTCACTCCTTGATTATGATTTTCGCCAATAGCTTTGAATTCAAACTCCTCAAGATCCCCAATCCTCCTTGCCATCTTAGTCCCTGTGAGACCAGCTCCAGCAGCTGGATACGAAAACATTTTTAAAAGCAAGCATTAGTGACGCTGTAGACGCTCCCTCACAAAGAATTGATACATTCGTGAGGATGAAAGAGAAGCCAAAAAAACTAGTGGCTAATTGTATGCACACAAATACGACAAAAAGTGAACTGATCTACACTTATTCACCTCCAAATGATGCTGCAACCGCAACCGAGCCAGCAACAGTTCCAGCAGCACTAGCCGCAGCAGCAAACCCACCAGCTCCGATCACCGGCACCAGTGTGCCCAGTGTTGGTGCCAGTGCACCAAACCCCGCAGCAATAGCTGGAGCAGCCAATCCTGTTTAATACAACCATGAAAACGAAATTAGGTAACCAAAACAAAATGCGCTTATATCAAGAAAGAAAGTTACAGGTTCAGGTTGAATTTTCCGTACCACCAGTGATGGCCATCAAAGTTCCCCCAGTTAAAGCAGCGGCACCAATGATGCCTCCACGCTTCCACTTAGCCCATGTACTCGAAGAAGATGCAGCATCCTGACCATTCATTTCAGCAGATTTCTGAAGGGCCATGGCAGAGCATGCCACCATTGTCTCAATTGCTTCCTAGAAATTGAAGATCCAAATATATTATAATAATGAAACTAAATACGAAATTCTCATAAAACAAAACAATTGCCAAAACAAGAAGCACCGGAACCTACAGCAGTGCTAATTCCATATCAACGATGATACTATGTAAAAGTAAGAAACTTTACAATAAGGAAGAAGTAAATATACGAACCACTTTAATCCACTCAATGTTAAACCAGGTGGCGAGTAAACGGAGAGCAACGCGGTGACGAGCATCATATCCTTTTCTACGGCGAGTACATTTCTTAACCTCTTGATACTTATCCGACAAGCAAGCAGAGAGCAGCTCATAAAGAACATTGATCTTCCTCTGATGGCTAAGCAATATCAAATCCTCGACAGATTTATCATCTTCAACAACCTCAGGGTTGTGGCTTCCATCTCTAATCACTACACCCGCTTCAAGACTCTCTCTTTCAGCAGCAGCATCCGACTCCTCCTTATCGTTAACCTTATCCTTCTCCACAGCTTTCGATTTAACCTCGGGAACAGCGTACTTCTCCCGGCACTCGTTTTCGTATTCCTGATGCTTCTCCTTCTTAGCATCTATAGATAAAGAGCTCCGAATGCTATGAACCATAGCGTCAGCAGCTTTAGCTAAGGCCATCTCCTGCTCCACCATTTCGACGGAAGCTTCACTCGCTTCTTCTGAGAGTAGCCTCGTGAACTAACATAACGAATAAAAAAAAGAAGTTAATGAGCCTTCACTTAATCAAAACGGTACCGGATCGATTGCGAGAATTAGCCATACCGCACCGATGTGATGCTTAGCCGGAGAAGAGTTAGCAGTCTCCTCGAGACCAAGCCAAGCTGATGAATCAATATCGAGACATCTGTAAATAGAAATGAATTATCAGAAACCAATTCCAGAATCGACGACGACGACGATAAGATCACCTGAAAACGGGACGGAGAAGGCCCGACGTCTCGTGTACCCAGAGGTTAGGGTCATCGGAGACGGAATCGCCGCTACTGCAATTGCTTCTCCGTTCCTCGGAACGATCACACTCTTCGTCGTCGTCTAGCGCAGCGGGGATCCCCAGCGGCTGAGTCTGGTTGATTTGCGCTTGGTTTAGCGCGATCGCGAACAACGCGCCGGCAGCGTATCTCTGCGTCGGAGTCAAATTCGACGTAGCTTCTTCCACCATGGCGCGGGAAAAAGGTAAACCGTTCTCTTCTTCACCGATCAGCTGAACAGAGAAGTTAGATCACCGTCAGATTTTGAAATCGCCGAGGAAGATGAACCCGTGACTAACGTTGAATGAGTCAATCCTTCGTTTTGATTTTTTTTTTCCCGGGTCAAATAGCGACGAGACATCTGTCTTCACTCTGTTGACTCATCATACGAAACGACGTCGTTAGTGGTCATCTCCGAAAAAATTAAATCGCCATTTAAAAAACACTCCGTTGCCGGGACTCGAACCTGGGTCTCTCGGGTGAGAGCCGAGTATCCTGACCAGCTAGACTACAACGGATTGGTGTTCTTTCAGTTTATGTATATCTGATGTACCTAAAATAGCAAAGATAGTAAAGT
This sequence is a window from Brassica oleracea var. oleracea cultivar TO1000 chromosome C1, BOL, whole genome shotgun sequence. Protein-coding genes within it:
- the LOC106317591 gene encoding transmembrane and coiled-coil domain-containing protein 4, translated to MVEEATSNLTPTQRYAAGALFAIALNQAQINQTQPLGIPAALDDDEECDRSEERRSNCSSGDSVSDDPNLWVHETSGLLRPVFRCLDIDSSAWLGLEETANSSPAKHHIGAFTRLLSEEASEASVEMVEQEMALAKAADAMVHSIRSSLSIDAKKEKHQEYENECREKYAVPEVKSKAVEKDKVNDKEESDAAAERESLEAGVVIRDGSHNPEVVEDDKSVEDLILLSHQRKINVLYELLSACLSDKYQEVKKCTRRRKGYDARHRVALRLLATWFNIEWIKVEAIETMVACSAMALQKSAEMNGQDAASSSSTWAKWKRGGIIGAAALTGGTLMAITGGLAAPAIAAGFGALAPTLGTLVPVIGAGGFAAAASAAGTVAGSVAVAASFGAAGAGLTGTKMARRIGDLEEFEFKAIGENHNQGRLAVEVLVAGVVFEEEDFVKPWQGLTSSLERYTLQWESKNLILVSTAIQDWLTSRLAMELMKQGAMHTVLSSLLLALAWPATILVAADFIDSKWSIAIDRSDKAGKLLAEVLQKGLQGNRPITLVGFSLGARVIFKCLQTLAETEQNAELVERVVILGAPISINNENWRDVRKMVAGRFINVYATNDWTLGVAFRASLLSQGLAGIQPICVPGIENVDVTDMVEGHSSYLWKTQQILERLEIDTYYPVFRDTL